In the Octadecabacter sp. SW4 genome, one interval contains:
- a CDS encoding ABC transporter substrate-binding protein, producing MRNQIMKTGAIALGLGLAAGAVSAQEIRFMCYSDGNECDVYDDLLNQFEAENAGVDVIVDVVPYQAILENLPVQLAAGTGPDLAKVTDLGGLNEYYLDLTPYVDTAYWDASFGGTLDWYRVGDRQGYYGLHTQLTITGPFVNATLFEQAGVDMPGAGATWDDWAEASRAVAAATDADFPMAIDRSGHRVAGPAISYGAQYFDADGNGSFEGFGPFAEQFVAWNEDGTMARDVWASQGGATYADAAQEFINGEVVFYYSGSWQVGRMDEQVGDFFDWKVVGSPCGPAGACSGMPGGAGVVGFEQTENPEIVAKLIDFLAREEIYADASARTRNLPAHLGVAAKGVAFENASPAAQAALNAFAGDLPNVSPIAFAYQGYAGNRAMFGITVERLSQAIVGELSVEDALARMSDDLAAAMAETE from the coding sequence ATGAGAAACCAAATTATGAAGACCGGTGCTATCGCGCTGGGTCTGGGCCTTGCGGCAGGTGCCGTATCGGCGCAGGAAATCCGCTTTATGTGCTATTCGGACGGAAATGAATGCGACGTCTATGACGATCTGCTAAACCAGTTCGAAGCAGAAAACGCCGGTGTCGATGTGATTGTCGATGTGGTGCCCTATCAGGCGATCCTTGAAAACCTGCCGGTCCAGCTTGCCGCGGGCACGGGCCCCGATCTGGCCAAGGTGACAGACCTTGGCGGGTTGAACGAATACTACCTTGATCTGACGCCTTACGTTGACACTGCCTATTGGGATGCGTCCTTTGGCGGCACGCTTGATTGGTATCGCGTCGGCGACCGTCAGGGGTACTATGGGCTGCACACCCAACTGACCATCACCGGACCGTTCGTGAACGCGACCCTTTTCGAACAAGCCGGAGTGGACATGCCCGGTGCAGGTGCCACATGGGATGACTGGGCCGAGGCAAGCCGTGCAGTGGCCGCCGCCACGGATGCAGATTTCCCCATGGCGATTGACCGCTCCGGGCACCGCGTGGCCGGACCTGCAATTTCCTATGGCGCACAATACTTTGACGCCGACGGCAACGGGTCGTTCGAGGGCTTTGGCCCGTTTGCCGAGCAATTCGTCGCGTGGAACGAAGACGGCACGATGGCGCGCGATGTCTGGGCCAGCCAGGGTGGCGCAACCTATGCAGACGCGGCGCAAGAGTTCATCAACGGCGAGGTCGTGTTCTACTATTCGGGTTCGTGGCAAGTTGGCCGGATGGACGAACAGGTCGGTGACTTTTTCGACTGGAAGGTCGTCGGCTCGCCCTGTGGTCCGGCCGGTGCTTGTTCTGGTATGCCCGGCGGTGCTGGGGTGGTCGGGTTTGAACAGACGGAAAACCCCGAAATCGTTGCCAAGCTGATCGATTTCCTCGCCCGCGAAGAAATCTATGCAGACGCTTCGGCCCGCACCCGCAACCTGCCCGCCCACCTGGGTGTCGCAGCCAAGGGGGTGGCGTTTGAAAATGCCTCGCCAGCGGCGCAAGCGGCGCTGAACGCCTTTGCCGGTGATCTGCCAAACGTGTCGCCAATTGCGTTCGCCTATCAGGGCTACGCCGGGAACCGGGCGATGTTCGGGATCACCGTCGAGCGGCTGAGCCAGGCAATCGTCGGCGAGCTTTCGGTCGAAGACGCGCTCGCGCGCATGTCGGATGACCTTGCGGCGGCAATGGCCGAAACCGAATAG
- a CDS encoding carbohydrate ABC transporter permease, with product MLAIITPIMRIIEVPMSALQRILGMKRIAWVFLAPNLILFGVFAFLPVILNMFYSVTGGDNVLLSARPNVGMRNFAAFADCGNFLDPNSCREDKFWRAIWNTSWFVTLQVGIMVAFSLLTAIILNRDIRARGFFRSVFFFPVLLSPVVVALIWKWILQREGVLNAFLDWTGIGGVNWLVDAQWAFGWSVFISVWAHMGFYTLILLAGLQAIPRDVYEAATMDRASPWRTFRRITLPLLAPTMLVVFVLALIKGVQTFDEVYAFTGGGPGTATTLIIQYIYERGFAGTPRLFGFAAAASLLVAVVLVLLTLVQLWANRRNVDG from the coding sequence ATGCTTGCCATTATCACACCGATCATGCGGATCATCGAGGTGCCCATGTCTGCGCTACAGCGGATTTTGGGGATGAAACGCATCGCTTGGGTCTTTCTGGCACCGAACCTTATTCTGTTCGGCGTCTTTGCCTTTTTGCCGGTGATCCTGAACATGTTTTATTCGGTGACGGGCGGTGACAACGTGCTGCTGAGCGCGCGCCCCAACGTCGGTATGCGCAATTTTGCGGCCTTTGCCGATTGCGGCAATTTCCTTGATCCAAACAGCTGCCGCGAAGACAAGTTCTGGCGCGCGATCTGGAACACAAGCTGGTTCGTAACTCTTCAGGTCGGGATCATGGTCGCCTTTTCGCTTTTGACCGCAATCATCCTGAATCGCGACATTCGTGCGCGCGGCTTTTTCCGCTCGGTTTTCTTTTTTCCGGTGCTGTTGTCGCCGGTCGTTGTTGCGCTGATCTGGAAGTGGATCCTGCAACGCGAAGGCGTGTTGAACGCCTTTCTCGACTGGACCGGCATCGGCGGCGTGAACTGGCTTGTGGACGCCCAATGGGCCTTTGGCTGGTCGGTCTTTATTTCGGTTTGGGCGCATATGGGGTTTTACACGCTGATCCTGCTGGCCGGGCTGCAAGCAATCCCGCGCGATGTTTACGAGGCCGCGACGATGGACCGCGCCAGTCCCTGGCGCACCTTTCGCCGCATCACGCTGCCCCTGCTGGCACCAACCATGCTGGTTGTTTTCGTGCTTGCCTTGATCAAGGGCGTGCAGACCTTCGACGAGGTCTATGCCTTTACCGGCGGTGGCCCCGGCACCGCGACAACCCTGATCATCCAGTATATCTATGAACGCGGCTTTGCCGGCACCCCCAGATTGTTCGGCTTTGCGGCTGCGGCTTCGCTTTTGGTGGCGGTGGTTCTGGTGCTTTTGACACTTGTGCAGCTTTGGGCCAACCGGAGAAATGTCGATGGCTAA
- a CDS encoding carbohydrate ABC transporter permease — MANSKSASRVGIWGFLSATRGRDRLHWTDWVSYGYLCLGVLLMFGPVVWLVLSSFKDQNELDRFPPRFLPYAQETIDVPGFDAPLPAFEVIAGDLQGQIVGQTRRAAGRSEVILPANPDERIRLTTDQLRPLEGVAFATENYTELFGRFNFLQFFWNSTFITVVSTLIMLTVNSMAAFALSKYEFRGRTAVLLLVIGTLMIPLTVVLVPLFLIVTKLGMFNSVWGVIIPGAATPTGVFLLRQYMITIPDEILEAARMDKASEWKIYWRIIVPLSAPAIAVLAILAIMWRWNDFLWPLIVLTRSENFTLQLALNSFQGELQTDWPSLLAMTVLTLLPIAAVFMFLQKYIATGIASTGGK, encoded by the coding sequence ATGGCTAATTCAAAATCCGCCAGCAGGGTCGGCATCTGGGGCTTTCTGAGCGCGACCCGCGGCAGGGATCGGCTGCACTGGACCGACTGGGTAAGCTATGGCTACCTGTGCCTCGGCGTCCTGCTGATGTTCGGGCCGGTGGTCTGGCTGGTCCTGTCCAGCTTTAAGGATCAGAACGAACTGGACCGGTTTCCGCCGCGGTTTCTGCCCTATGCGCAGGAAACGATCGATGTGCCGGGCTTTGACGCTCCGCTGCCCGCATTTGAAGTGATTGCGGGGGACTTGCAGGGGCAGATCGTCGGCCAGACCCGCCGCGCCGCCGGTCGCTCTGAAGTGATCCTGCCCGCCAATCCCGACGAACGCATCCGCCTGACAACCGATCAGTTGCGCCCCCTCGAAGGCGTGGCCTTTGCGACCGAAAACTATACCGAGCTATTCGGGCGCTTCAACTTTTTGCAGTTCTTCTGGAACTCGACCTTTATCACGGTCGTGTCGACGCTGATCATGCTGACCGTGAACTCTATGGCCGCTTTTGCGCTGTCAAAATACGAATTCCGCGGACGCACGGCTGTGCTTTTGTTGGTGATCGGCACGTTGATGATTCCGCTGACGGTCGTGCTTGTGCCGCTGTTCCTGATCGTGACCAAGCTTGGCATGTTCAATTCAGTCTGGGGCGTGATCATACCCGGCGCGGCAACGCCGACGGGTGTCTTTCTGCTTCGGCAATACATGATCACCATCCCTGATGAAATCCTCGAGGCGGCGCGGATGGACAAGGCCTCGGAGTGGAAGATTTACTGGCGCATCATCGTTCCGCTGTCGGCACCCGCCATCGCTGTGCTTGCGATCCTTGCGATCATGTGGCGCTGGAATGATTTTCTGTGGCCGCTGATTGTTCTGACGCGCAGCGAAAATTTCACGCTGCAACTTGCCCTGAACTCGTTTCAGGGTGAGCTTCAGACCGATTGGCCAAGTCTTTTGGCGATGACCGTGTTGACGCTTTTGCCAATCGCCGCCGTGTTCATGTTCCTGCAGAAATATATCGCGACCGGTATCGCGTCGACGGGCGGCAAATGA
- a CDS encoding ABC transporter ATP-binding protein — protein MARVELRDVRKSYGNVEVIKGIDLDIQHGDFCVFVGPSGCGKSTLLRMISGLEPITGGDIVIGDEVVNAIPAADRGLAMVFQSYALYPHMTVRQNLSFGLENINMAKAEIAAKVDQVAAMLKIDMLLDRRPKDLSGGQRQRVAIGRAIVREPRVYLFDEPLSNLDAELRVDMRGEITALHRRLENTMIYVTHDQIEAMTMADKIAVLRAGRLEQFGSPLDLYNRPGNLFVAGFIGSPKMNFMTGRVSRGDQPMLELETGEQIALPTAGFATHPGQSVTLGIRPNHMGVDSDGPVKMDVRSVEQLGGESYIYGALQNGNSMTLHFPGQVGAHIGDTLTIALRLDEIHLFDTESGIALRQE, from the coding sequence ATGGCACGAGTTGAGCTGCGGGACGTGCGCAAGTCCTATGGCAACGTGGAGGTTATCAAGGGTATTGATCTTGATATTCAGCATGGGGATTTCTGCGTTTTTGTCGGGCCTTCGGGCTGTGGCAAGTCCACGCTGTTGCGCATGATTTCCGGGCTGGAACCGATCACGGGCGGCGACATCGTGATTGGCGACGAAGTGGTGAACGCCATTCCTGCCGCCGACCGTGGCTTGGCGATGGTGTTCCAGTCCTACGCGCTTTATCCGCATATGACGGTACGCCAAAACCTGTCCTTCGGCCTTGAGAATATCAACATGGCCAAGGCCGAGATTGCTGCCAAGGTCGATCAGGTGGCGGCCATGCTCAAGATTGACATGCTGCTGGATCGGCGGCCAAAGGATCTTTCGGGCGGGCAGCGGCAGCGGGTCGCGATTGGCCGCGCGATCGTGCGCGAACCGCGCGTCTACCTTTTTGACGAACCCCTTTCGAACCTTGATGCCGAATTGCGGGTCGATATGCGCGGCGAAATTACCGCGCTGCATCGCAGGCTTGAAAACACGATGATCTATGTGACCCACGATCAGATCGAAGCCATGACGATGGCCGACAAGATTGCGGTGCTGCGGGCGGGGCGACTGGAACAATTCGGCTCTCCGCTTGATCTTTATAACCGCCCCGGCAACCTGTTTGTCGCGGGCTTTATCGGTTCACCCAAGATGAACTTCATGACCGGACGGGTGTCGCGCGGCGATCAACCGATGCTGGAGCTGGAAACAGGGGAGCAGATCGCGCTGCCAACCGCCGGTTTTGCAACCCATCCTGGCCAGTCTGTCACGCTTGGTATTCGGCCAAATCACATGGGCGTCGATTCTGATGGACCTGTGAAAATGGACGTGCGCAGCGTCGAACAATTGGGCGGAGAATCCTATATCTACGGTGCATTGCAGAACGGCAACTCCATGACCCTGCATTTCCCCGGTCAAGTTGGCGCACATATCGGCGACACGCTGACCATCGCCTTGCGGCTTGATGAAATTCACCTTTTCGATACCGAAAGCGGCATCGCGTTGCGCCAGGAATAA
- the uxuA gene encoding mannonate dehydratase — MKQTWRWFGPADEISIAEIRQTGATGIVSALHHIAPGALWTPQDIAQRKREIEGPPDTPSGLTWDVIESLPVSEAIKTQAAGWQDHLSAWCESLHNIAAAGINVVCYNFMPVLDWTRTDLAARQPHGGTAMAFDLVDFAVFDLHLLARKGADHDYSDTIREVAQKRLSQLDDRARRALVDNIVAGLPGANDRWTLDDVRAHLGSYHGITPDRLRQNLIDFLSIVAPEAEQLGLRLCCHPDDPPFALLGLPRVMSTTEDYAAVLSAVDVPANGATLCTGSLGVAHGFDPVEFVDRLGARIHFVHLRNTRRSGPHDAPRVSFHESEHLDGDTDMVATIAALLAEEGRRRDAGRPDAEIPMRPDHGHALLSDFDRPMMPGYPLIGRLRGLAELRGVMVALSQITPHR, encoded by the coding sequence ATGAAACAGACCTGGCGCTGGTTCGGTCCGGCTGATGAAATCAGCATCGCCGAGATACGACAGACCGGCGCCACCGGCATCGTTTCCGCACTGCACCACATCGCGCCCGGCGCGCTTTGGACGCCCCAAGACATCGCGCAGCGCAAGCGCGAAATCGAAGGACCGCCCGACACGCCAAGCGGGCTGACATGGGATGTGATCGAAAGCCTGCCGGTTTCCGAGGCGATCAAGACCCAAGCTGCGGGCTGGCAGGACCATCTGTCGGCGTGGTGCGAAAGCCTGCACAATATCGCCGCTGCCGGGATCAATGTGGTCTGTTATAACTTCATGCCGGTGCTTGACTGGACACGCACCGATCTTGCGGCGCGACAGCCTCATGGTGGTACGGCGATGGCCTTTGACCTGGTGGATTTTGCCGTTTTTGACCTGCACCTGCTGGCGCGCAAAGGGGCCGACCATGATTATTCCGACACGATCCGGGAGGTTGCGCAAAAGCGCCTTTCCCAACTTGACGATCGCGCGCGCCGCGCCCTTGTCGACAATATCGTTGCCGGTCTGCCCGGGGCCAATGACCGCTGGACGCTGGACGATGTGCGCGCGCATCTTGGCTCCTATCACGGGATAACGCCGGACAGATTGCGCCAGAACCTGATCGACTTTCTGTCCATCGTCGCGCCCGAGGCTGAACAGCTTGGGCTGCGCCTGTGCTGTCATCCGGATGATCCGCCGTTTGCGCTGCTGGGCCTACCGCGCGTGATGTCCACAACCGAGGATTATGCAGCAGTTCTGTCTGCGGTGGATGTGCCAGCCAACGGCGCGACGCTTTGCACCGGTTCGCTGGGTGTTGCGCATGGGTTTGATCCGGTGGAATTTGTTGATCGGCTTGGCGCGCGTATCCACTTTGTTCACCTGCGCAACACGCGGCGGTCAGGTCCGCATGACGCGCCGCGGGTCAGCTTTCATGAATCCGAGCATCTGGATGGGGATACGGACATGGTGGCGACCATCGCCGCCCTCTTGGCCGAGGAGGGGCGCCGCAGGGATGCGGGGCGCCCAGACGCTGAAATTCCGATGCGGCCCGATCACGGGCATGCGTTGTTATCAGATTTCGACCGGCCCATGATGCCCGGTTACCCGCTGATCGGGCGTCTGCGCGGGTTGGCAGAATTGCGTGGCGTGATGGTGGCCCTTTCGCAGATCACACCGCATCGGTGA
- a CDS encoding Gfo/Idh/MocA family protein — protein MTDRVNYGLIGCGMMGGEHIRNIALVPGARVSVVFDPVPELAQAAAAQAGGALVAGSLAALLDHAELDALVIVSPNHLHVPQLQQIAAHGRALPILCEKPLYTDPAQAVWIADFRATYPAPVWVAMEYRYMPPVAALIAQAATATGGVQMLTIREHRFPFLPKIGDWNRFNRNSGGTLVEKCCHFFDLMRHVLGSDPVRVMASAGQAVNHLDESYDGAVPDIWDHGYVIVDFASGARAMLELCMFAEGSRYQEEISAVGPEGKIECFVPGPGRFWPARLGPAPVPQLVVSPRHPKGPELREIPVDPTLLEAGDHNGSTYYQHMKFNAVVRGQGTVEVDLLDGAMAVAIGLAAQESARTGQAVKLP, from the coding sequence ATGACGGACAGGGTAAACTACGGGCTGATCGGCTGCGGCATGATGGGCGGCGAACACATCCGCAATATTGCGCTGGTGCCGGGCGCGCGCGTCAGCGTGGTCTTTGATCCGGTGCCGGAACTGGCGCAGGCGGCTGCCGCGCAGGCGGGCGGGGCGCTGGTGGCGGGCAGCCTCGCCGCCCTGCTTGACCACGCCGAACTGGATGCGCTGGTGATTGTCAGCCCCAACCACCTGCATGTTCCGCAATTGCAGCAAATCGCAGCGCATGGCCGCGCGCTGCCGATCCTGTGCGAAAAGCCACTTTATACTGACCCGGCGCAGGCGGTATGGATCGCAGATTTCCGCGCCACCTACCCTGCCCCGGTCTGGGTCGCGATGGAATATCGCTATATGCCCCCCGTTGCGGCCCTGATTGCGCAGGCCGCGACGGCAACCGGCGGCGTCCAGATGCTGACGATCCGCGAACACCGCTTTCCCTTTCTGCCCAAGATCGGCGACTGGAACCGGTTTAACCGAAATTCCGGCGGCACCTTGGTGGAAAAATGCTGCCACTTCTTTGATTTGATGCGCCATGTCTTGGGCTCTGATCCGGTGCGTGTCATGGCCAGCGCCGGACAGGCCGTAAACCATCTTGACGAAAGTTATGACGGCGCCGTGCCCGATATCTGGGACCACGGTTATGTCATTGTCGATTTTGCCAGTGGCGCGCGTGCCATGCTGGAACTGTGCATGTTTGCCGAGGGCAGCCGCTATCAAGAGGAAATTTCCGCAGTTGGCCCCGAAGGCAAGATCGAATGTTTCGTCCCCGGCCCCGGCCGGTTCTGGCCCGCGCGTCTGGGGCCTGCGCCCGTGCCACAACTGGTTGTCAGTCCGCGCCACCCAAAGGGGCCGGAGCTGCGCGAAATTCCGGTGGATCCGACGTTGCTTGAGGCCGGCGATCACAATGGTTCAACCTATTACCAGCACATGAAGTTCAATGCCGTGGTGCGCGGGCAAGGCACGGTCGAGGTCGATCTGCTCGATGGTGCGATGGCCGTCGCGATTGGGCTAGCGGCACAAGAAAGCGCGCGCACCGGTCAGGCCGTCAAGTTGCCGTAA
- a CDS encoding GntR family transcriptional regulator: MNEPSHPGALPKYIQVSEMLIRRIAAGQLADGARLPPERTFARGLGISVGTLRKSLAELAEKNLLERIQGSGNYVRHRPDVASLYTFFRLEKVGGGGMPTAEALTVDRLAKPATAPDFGASAEGHRIRRLRRLDGDVVALEEVWLDGDQTPKLAVSDLSESLYHFYRTQLGLVIARVQDRVGIAPIPDWAPTGFHMARGQVAGYIERVSHSQNAQAVEFSRTWFDSERAAYVSRMGRV, from the coding sequence ATGAACGAACCCTCGCACCCCGGCGCACTGCCGAAATACATCCAGGTCAGCGAAATGCTGATCCGCCGGATCGCTGCCGGCCAACTGGCTGACGGGGCGCGGCTACCGCCTGAGCGCACGTTTGCCAGGGGGCTGGGCATTTCTGTCGGCACGCTGCGCAAATCGTTGGCTGAGCTTGCTGAGAAAAACCTGCTTGAACGTATCCAAGGGTCGGGAAACTACGTCAGGCACAGGCCCGACGTGGCTTCGCTGTATACGTTTTTTCGGCTCGAAAAAGTCGGCGGCGGGGGCATGCCCACGGCGGAAGCCTTGACGGTGGACCGGCTTGCAAAGCCCGCCACCGCGCCCGATTTTGGTGCCAGCGCAGAGGGCCACCGCATCCGCCGTTTGCGCAGGCTTGATGGTGACGTCGTCGCTCTCGAGGAAGTCTGGCTTGATGGTGACCAGACGCCGAAACTGGCCGTCAGCGACCTGAGCGAAAGCCTGTATCATTTCTATCGGACCCAGCTGGGGCTGGTCATCGCGCGGGTTCAGGACCGCGTGGGAATTGCCCCGATTCCCGATTGGGCCCCGACCGGGTTCCACATGGCGCGGGGCCAGGTGGCTGGCTACATCGAACGGGTCTCGCACTCGCAAAACGCCCAAGCGGTCGAATTTTCCAGAACATGGTTCGACAGTGAACGGGCCGCATACGTCTCACGCATGGGCAGGGTCTAA
- a CDS encoding LLM class flavin-dependent oxidoreductase, with protein MADATQVVPVTSADLDAAEVSWFSALCSDDYAYLGVPDGTLRSSWEHCRDIALEAEKQGFRNILAPSSYQVGQDTLSFVAGMAALTKDINFLAAIRCGEMQPIMLARTIATLDHMLRGRLTLNVISSDFPGEVAESKFRYKRSHEVVEILRQAWTRDEINHDGEVYQFKGVPTDPARPYQQNGGPLLYFGGYSPDALELCGAQCDVYLMWPEPKDQIAQRMRDVHARAAAHGRTLDYGLRVHMIVRDTEAEAKEYAEHLVSKLDDEYGRVIRDRAHDSISLGVAHQAKARELADKFGYVEPHLWTGVGRARSGCGAALVGSTDQVMSEIETYQKMGIRAFIFSGYPHIDEAQHFGKRVLPHLKTCSLPHAYGRVPATTPATPLGTGERR; from the coding sequence ATGGCAGATGCAACGCAGGTGGTCCCCGTCACATCGGCTGATCTGGATGCAGCCGAGGTTTCGTGGTTTTCGGCGCTCTGTTCGGATGATTATGCGTATCTTGGTGTGCCCGATGGCACCCTGCGCTCAAGCTGGGAACATTGCCGCGACATCGCGCTTGAGGCCGAAAAGCAGGGCTTTCGCAATATTCTTGCCCCATCGTCCTATCAGGTCGGGCAAGACACGCTGTCCTTCGTGGCAGGCATGGCCGCGCTGACCAAGGACATCAATTTTCTGGCCGCGATCCGCTGCGGCGAGATGCAGCCGATCATGCTGGCGCGCACCATCGCGACGCTGGATCACATGCTTAGGGGGCGGCTGACGTTGAACGTGATCAGCAGCGATTTCCCGGGCGAAGTGGCCGAAAGCAAGTTCCGTTACAAGCGCAGCCACGAGGTTGTGGAAATCCTGCGTCAGGCCTGGACCCGCGACGAGATCAACCACGACGGCGAGGTCTACCAGTTCAAGGGTGTGCCGACGGACCCCGCGCGCCCCTATCAGCAGAACGGCGGGCCGCTGTTGTATTTCGGCGGCTACAGCCCCGATGCCCTGGAGCTTTGCGGCGCGCAATGTGACGTCTACCTGATGTGGCCTGAACCCAAGGACCAGATCGCCCAGCGGATGCGCGATGTTCACGCCCGCGCCGCCGCGCATGGGCGCACGCTTGATTACGGGCTGCGCGTTCATATGATCGTGCGCGACACCGAGGCCGAGGCCAAGGAATACGCCGAACATCTGGTTAGCAAGCTGGATGATGAATATGGCCGCGTGATCCGCGACCGCGCCCATGACAGCATCAGCCTTGGTGTTGCCCATCAGGCCAAGGCGCGCGAACTGGCCGATAAATTCGGCTATGTCGAACCGCATCTGTGGACCGGTGTGGGGCGCGCGCGCTCGGGCTGCGGTGCCGCCCTTGTCGGGTCGACCGATCAGGTGATGTCGGAAATCGAAACCTATCAGAAAATGGGTATTCGGGCCTTCATCTTTTCCGGTTATCCGCATATCGACGAGGCGCAGCATTTCGGCAAACGCGTGCTGCCGCATCTGAAAACCTGTTCGCTGCCACATGCCTATGGGCGGGTGCCTGCGACCACTCCGGCCACACCTTTGGGCACTGGCGAAAGGCGCTAA
- a CDS encoding aldo/keto reductase family oxidoreductase, whose translation MDRISLTSDLSLSRIVYGMWRLGDDVDTSAAHVRAKIDACLDQGITTMDQADIYGGYMAEEILGAALTPALRDKIEIVTKCDIVAPAGRYGDARVKYYDTSRAHIMASVDHSLRLMGIDHIDLLLIHRPDPLMDHLETGAALDELVRAGKVRAVGVSNFRPWDWELLQSAMKVPLVTNQIELSLQAHQPFTNGDLAFHQRQSQPVMAWSPLGGGALMAGANQALSDTLARLAAENGVDRAAVAVAWLLAHPARILPVMGTNTLARIATLSDAFKVRMDRETWFELYTAALGHEVA comes from the coding sequence ATGGACCGTATTTCCCTTACCTCTGATCTGTCGTTGTCACGCATCGTTTATGGCATGTGGCGGTTGGGCGATGACGTTGACACGTCGGCGGCCCATGTCCGCGCCAAAATCGACGCCTGCCTTGATCAGGGCATCACGACGATGGATCAGGCCGACATCTATGGCGGCTACATGGCCGAGGAAATTCTGGGTGCGGCCCTGACGCCCGCCCTGCGCGACAAGATCGAGATTGTGACAAAATGCGATATCGTCGCCCCGGCCGGTCGTTACGGCGATGCCCGCGTCAAATACTACGACACCAGCCGTGCGCATATCATGGCGTCGGTCGATCATTCGCTGCGGCTGATGGGGATTGATCACATCGACCTGCTGTTGATCCACCGCCCCGACCCGCTGATGGACCACCTTGAGACCGGGGCCGCGCTTGATGAACTGGTGCGCGCGGGCAAGGTCCGCGCGGTGGGAGTATCGAATTTCCGCCCGTGGGATTGGGAGCTGCTGCAATCGGCGATGAAAGTGCCGCTGGTCACCAACCAGATTGAACTGAGCCTGCAAGCCCATCAGCCCTTTACCAACGGCGACCTGGCCTTTCATCAGCGCCAGTCCCAGCCGGTCATGGCCTGGTCGCCCTTGGGTGGCGGCGCGTTGATGGCTGGGGCCAATCAGGCGCTGTCTGATACCTTGGCGCGACTTGCAGCGGAAAATGGCGTGGATCGGGCAGCGGTGGCGGTGGCGTGGCTTCTGGCCCATCCTGCGCGCATTCTGCCGGTCATGGGCACCAACACCCTGGCCCGCATTGCGACCCTGTCGGATGCATTCAAGGTGCGCATGGACCGCGAAACCTGGTTCGAGCTTTATACAGCCGCCCTTGGGCACGAGGTCGCCTGA
- a CDS encoding ATP-binding cassette domain-containing protein — translation MEPILKGRGLVKRYGRVTALDHCDFDLYPGEILAVIGDNGAGKSTLIKAVSGAVMPDAGEVFLDGQQVHFTSPTDARKEGIETVYQTLAMSPALSIADNMFMGRELRKPGFRGTFLRQLDRKKMEQVARDKLSELGLMTIQNINQAVETLSGGQRQGVAVARAAAFGSKVIILDEPTAALGVKESRRVLELILDVRSRGIPIILISHNMPHVFEVADRIHVHRLGKRLCVIDPKDYTMSDAVAFMTGAKEAPPASMS, via the coding sequence GTGGAACCGATTTTGAAAGGCCGCGGGTTGGTCAAACGCTACGGCAGGGTCACCGCTCTCGATCACTGCGACTTTGATCTTTACCCCGGTGAAATCCTTGCGGTGATCGGCGACAACGGGGCGGGGAAATCCACGCTCATCAAGGCGGTGTCGGGCGCGGTGATGCCGGACGCGGGCGAGGTGTTCCTGGATGGCCAACAGGTGCATTTCACATCGCCCACCGACGCGCGCAAGGAAGGGATCGAAACGGTTTACCAGACCCTTGCCATGTCGCCCGCCCTGTCGATTGCCGACAACATGTTCATGGGGCGCGAACTGCGCAAACCCGGTTTTCGCGGAACATTCCTGCGCCAGCTGGATCGCAAGAAGATGGAACAGGTGGCGCGCGACAAACTTTCCGAACTGGGTCTGATGACGATCCAGAATATCAACCAGGCGGTCGAAACCCTGTCAGGTGGTCAACGTCAGGGTGTCGCCGTCGCCCGCGCTGCGGCGTTCGGCTCCAAGGTGATCATTCTGGATGAACCAACGGCCGCGCTTGGCGTCAAGGAATCGCGGCGCGTGCTGGAACTGATCCTTGATGTGCGCTCGCGCGGGATCCCGATTATCCTGATCAGCCACAACATGCCCCATGTGTTCGAGGTCGCTGACCGCATTCATGTGCACCGTTTGGGCAAACGCCTATGCGTGATCGACCCCAAGGACTACACGATGTCAGACGCCGTGGCCTTTATGACCGGGGCAAAAGAAGCCCCGCCTGCGTCGATGTCATAG